One genomic region from Pseudomonas hormoni encodes:
- a CDS encoding LysE family translocator: MSLIISMAAFALVASITPGPVNIVALSSGAQFGFRASQRHVAGATLGFVLLLVLMGLGLHEVLELWPALTRVVQLAGVAFLLFMAWKLAADNGQLDAKDSARAPSMLYGAVMQWLNPKAWLACVAGMGAFVADGEARLVWQFAAVYLVICYLSVGCWAYAGTFLRGYLNNPAGMRLFNRIMAALLAVSAVYLLLP, translated from the coding sequence ATGAGTCTGATTATTTCGATGGCGGCGTTTGCGCTGGTGGCGTCGATCACGCCGGGGCCGGTGAACATTGTGGCGTTGAGTTCCGGCGCGCAGTTCGGTTTTCGCGCCAGTCAGCGGCACGTGGCCGGGGCGACGCTGGGTTTTGTGTTGTTGCTGGTGTTGATGGGGTTGGGGTTGCATGAGGTGTTGGAGCTGTGGCCGGCGTTGACGCGGGTGGTGCAACTGGCCGGCGTGGCGTTTTTGCTGTTTATGGCGTGGAAACTGGCGGCGGACAACGGGCAGCTCGATGCCAAGGATTCGGCACGGGCACCGTCGATGCTGTACGGCGCGGTGATGCAATGGCTCAACCCGAAAGCCTGGCTGGCTTGCGTGGCGGGGATGGGGGCGTTTGTCGCGGATGGCGAGGCGCGGCTGGTCTGGCAGTTTGCTGCGGTGTATCTGGTGATCTGTTACCTGTCGGTTGGTTGCTGGGCGTACGCGGGGACGTTTTTGCGCGGTTACTTGAACAACCCGGCGGGGATGCGATTGTTCAACCGGATCATGGCGGCGTTGCTGGCGGTGAGTGCGGTTTACCTGCTGCTGCCTTAG
- a CDS encoding AraC family transcriptional regulator, with protein sequence MKSTTAKDADKAPRFWRDDALPFIEARSIADGREVCYTRHAHEHFSIGAITAGRSTYVHEQSECEVSAGTVVLMNPGDVHACNPIDDQPWSYLMLYVDTPWLTDLQHQLGFSSDLAFRRFSITHTDDAGLFAGLKALYEVLVDTEQDVLSKHSAAVEFFTDVQQRLNPGDQPPREPNFKLERAADYIRDHCTQLLKLEDICEAAQLSPSYLIRAFKQHYGMTPHAFLVNRRIQFAQDRLRSGQLIADVALEAGFADQAHFQRAFKQHLAATPGQYRG encoded by the coding sequence ATGAAGTCCACCACTGCCAAAGACGCTGACAAGGCCCCGCGCTTCTGGCGCGATGACGCCCTGCCCTTCATCGAAGCCCGTTCCATCGCCGACGGCCGTGAGGTCTGCTACACCCGGCATGCTCACGAGCATTTTTCCATCGGTGCAATCACCGCCGGACGCAGTACCTATGTCCATGAGCAATCGGAGTGTGAGGTCAGCGCCGGCACGGTGGTGCTGATGAATCCCGGCGATGTCCACGCCTGCAATCCCATCGACGATCAGCCGTGGTCGTACCTGATGTTGTACGTCGATACGCCCTGGCTCACCGATTTGCAGCATCAACTGGGGTTCAGCAGCGACCTGGCGTTTCGGCGGTTTTCCATAACCCATACGGATGACGCAGGTCTGTTTGCCGGCCTGAAGGCGTTGTATGAAGTGTTGGTCGACACGGAGCAAGATGTGCTGAGCAAACACAGCGCCGCGGTCGAGTTTTTCACCGACGTGCAGCAACGACTCAACCCCGGCGATCAACCGCCGCGCGAACCCAATTTCAAACTGGAGCGTGCGGCGGACTACATTCGCGACCACTGCACGCAACTGCTCAAGCTCGAAGACATTTGCGAAGCTGCGCAACTGTCGCCGTCGTACCTGATCCGCGCCTTCAAACAGCATTACGGCATGACGCCCCACGCCTTTTTGGTCAACCGGCGCATCCAGTTCGCCCAGGATCGACTGCGCAGCGGCCAGCTGATCGCCGACGTGGCGCTGGAAGCGGGGTTTGCCGATCAGGCGCATTTTCAGCGGGCGTTCAAACAGCATTTGGCGGCGACGCCGGGGCAGTATCGCGGTTGA
- a CDS encoding LysR family transcriptional regulator: MNHDPFDGLTEFLAVAEHKSFTLAATRLAVTPTAISHAIKLLERRTGVLLFQRTTRRVALTEAGASLFARLRPAASEIDEALKGLSGFRDQPMGTLRLTAPRLSGALLMEPLIPLFREAYPQVTLEISLDDATVDLMAGGFDAGIRLGESIEKDMIAVRLTPDLQWSVVGAPDYFAKAGKPASPEDLTRHQCIGFRFSTSGSAHRWEFRREGRDFTVGVEGGVIVNDRRLLVATARSGSGLAYACDLEIVDELADGRLERVLQPFVPLSSALYLYFPSRTQTQPKLRAFIDLATRWIAEQGGLKPSA; this comes from the coding sequence ATGAATCACGATCCGTTCGATGGCTTGACCGAGTTTCTGGCGGTGGCCGAGCACAAGAGTTTCACCCTGGCTGCCACCCGCCTCGCGGTGACTCCGACGGCGATCAGCCATGCCATCAAATTGCTGGAGCGGCGCACCGGCGTGTTGCTGTTCCAGCGCACCACGCGCCGGGTGGCGTTGACCGAGGCCGGCGCCAGCCTGTTTGCCCGTTTGCGTCCCGCGGCCAGTGAAATCGACGAGGCGCTGAAGGGGCTCAGCGGCTTTCGCGATCAGCCGATGGGCACGCTGCGCCTCACCGCACCGCGGTTGTCGGGTGCCTTGCTGATGGAACCGCTGATCCCGCTGTTTCGCGAGGCCTACCCGCAAGTCACCCTCGAGATCTCCCTCGACGATGCCACGGTGGACCTGATGGCCGGCGGCTTCGATGCCGGGATCAGGCTGGGCGAATCCATCGAAAAAGACATGATCGCGGTGCGCCTCACCCCTGATCTGCAATGGTCGGTGGTGGGCGCCCCGGACTATTTCGCCAAGGCCGGCAAACCCGCCAGCCCCGAGGACCTGACTCGTCATCAGTGCATCGGCTTTCGCTTCTCGACTTCCGGCAGCGCCCACCGCTGGGAGTTTCGCCGCGAGGGGCGCGACTTTACCGTGGGTGTCGAAGGCGGCGTGATCGTCAACGACCGGAGGCTGCTGGTGGCGACCGCTCGCAGCGGATCGGGTCTAGCCTACGCCTGTGATCTGGAGATCGTCGACGAACTGGCGGACGGTCGACTGGAACGTGTACTGCAGCCGTTCGTACCGCTCAGTTCGGCGCTGTACCTGTATTTTCCCAGCCGCACCCAGACTCAGCCGAAGCTGCGCGCCTTTATCGATCTGGCAACGCGGTGGATCGCCGAACAGGGAGGCCTTAAACCCTCGGCCTGA
- a CDS encoding oxidoreductase produces the protein MTTSNSFKRIWLITGASRGIGAKIAAAALANGDAVVATARDASSITQRFGEQPGLLAASLDVTDEAQGIAIVRLAIDHFGRIDVLVNNAGFGLLGAVEEASADEVRRVYETNVFGLLNVTRAVLPHMRAARSGHVINLSSVGGYRSGPGFGVYCSTKFAVEGLSEALHAELAPLGVKVTIVEPGYFRTEFLEGNSLVESPSSIADYDSTAGEVRKIAKAVTLNQPGDPDKLAQVMITLVEAENAPLRLPLGSDCVAAIEAKNSFVADELQVWREVSVSTDY, from the coding sequence ATGACCACTTCCAACTCCTTCAAGCGTATCTGGCTCATCACTGGAGCTTCCCGTGGTATCGGCGCAAAAATCGCTGCCGCCGCGCTGGCCAACGGTGACGCCGTGGTTGCCACCGCACGTGACGCCAGCAGCATCACGCAGCGCTTTGGCGAACAACCCGGTTTGCTGGCCGCCAGCCTGGACGTCACCGACGAAGCACAAGGCATTGCGATCGTCCGGTTGGCCATCGACCACTTCGGGCGCATCGACGTGCTGGTCAACAACGCCGGTTTCGGTTTGCTCGGCGCGGTGGAAGAAGCCAGCGCCGATGAAGTACGGCGCGTGTACGAAACCAACGTCTTCGGTCTGTTGAACGTTACCCGCGCCGTCCTGCCACACATGCGCGCTGCCCGCAGCGGGCATGTGATCAACCTGTCGTCGGTAGGCGGTTACAGGTCGGGGCCGGGTTTCGGCGTCTACTGCTCGACCAAATTCGCCGTCGAAGGCTTGAGCGAGGCCTTGCACGCCGAGCTGGCGCCGCTGGGCGTCAAGGTGACCATTGTCGAGCCCGGTTACTTCCGCACCGAATTCCTCGAAGGCAATTCGCTGGTCGAGTCGCCGTCCTCGATTGCCGACTACGACAGCACCGCGGGCGAAGTGCGCAAGATCGCCAAGGCCGTGACCCTGAACCAACCGGGTGACCCAGACAAACTGGCCCAGGTCATGATCACCCTGGTGGAAGCGGAAAATGCGCCACTGCGCTTGCCGTTGGGCAGTGACTGCGTCGCAGCGATTGAAGCGAAGAACAGCTTTGTTGCCGATGAGTTGCAGGTGTGGCGTGAAGTGTCGGTGTCCACCGATTACTGA
- a CDS encoding VOC family protein, whose product MSIYGTPGRPWAGYAESSASATRLQEHRQRVQKLTPCLWFDHQAEEAAKYYCGIFDHSKITAITHYGKAGQEVHGQPDGSVLTVSFELDGQSFTGLNGGPVFTFNEAISFQVNCQTQEEVDHFWGRLSAGGPVEAQQCGWVKDKFGVSWQIVPIALMDMLKSPDTVKSQRAMAAMMQMKKLDIAALQRAFDGES is encoded by the coding sequence TTGTCGATCTACGGTACTCCCGGAAGACCCTGGGCTGGCTACGCTGAAAGCTCAGCATCGGCCACCCGTCTACAGGAGCACCGTCAACGCGTTCAAAAACTCACGCCGTGCCTGTGGTTCGACCATCAGGCCGAAGAGGCCGCGAAGTACTACTGCGGCATCTTCGATCATTCAAAAATCACCGCCATCACCCACTACGGCAAGGCCGGTCAGGAAGTCCACGGCCAACCCGACGGCTCGGTCCTGACGGTCAGTTTCGAACTCGACGGGCAAAGCTTCACCGGCCTCAACGGTGGCCCGGTCTTCACGTTCAACGAGGCGATCTCGTTTCAAGTCAACTGCCAGACCCAGGAAGAAGTCGACCATTTCTGGGGGCGCCTGTCGGCGGGCGGACCTGTCGAGGCCCAGCAATGCGGCTGGGTCAAGGACAAGTTCGGCGTGTCGTGGCAGATCGTGCCAATCGCGCTGATGGACATGCTGAAAAGCCCCGACACGGTGAAATCCCAACGCGCCATGGCGGCGATGATGCAGATGAAAAAACTCGACATCGCGGCGCTGCAACGAGCCTTTGACGGCGAGAGCTAA
- a CDS encoding NnrS family protein, which produces MRQLATAPVFSLGFRPFFLAGAGFAAISVAVWAVWLYGRLPAAQPVGGMLSWHRHEMPFGFAAAIIAGFLLTAVPNWTGRAGLNGWPLISLLLVWLLARLAWLMPIPGVALLALQMPFLPLLAWVLGRDLVAAGKRDNYPILLVVALLAATQALTLWGISTDDVGLQRRGVLAAVWLIGALMSVIGGRVIPFFIQRGLNRPAANPVHPLPTRVLLASSLLAAVSFAGGLNDIPRGWLAALFLVIGGLHLLRLWRWHDRGIWRVPLLWSLYLAYAWLAIAALAMALWHAGAMPQQSLATHSLAVGGIGGLILAMIARVSLGHTGRLLQPSKTIVVGFFLLLIAGLCRVFLVPFSGSGLALSALFWCAAFGLFLVRYTGVLLRPRV; this is translated from the coding sequence ATGCGCCAGCTCGCTACGGCACCGGTTTTCAGCCTCGGCTTTCGCCCGTTCTTTCTGGCGGGCGCCGGTTTCGCGGCCATCTCCGTGGCGGTCTGGGCCGTGTGGTTGTACGGGCGTTTGCCGGCTGCGCAACCGGTCGGCGGCATGCTGAGCTGGCATCGGCATGAGATGCCGTTCGGGTTCGCAGCGGCGATCATCGCCGGGTTCCTGCTGACGGCGGTGCCGAACTGGACCGGGCGCGCGGGGCTCAACGGTTGGCCCTTGATCAGTCTGCTGCTGGTATGGCTGTTGGCGCGACTGGCGTGGCTGATGCCAATTCCTGGGGTTGCGTTGCTTGCGCTGCAAATGCCTTTTCTGCCGTTGCTGGCATGGGTGCTGGGGCGAGACCTAGTGGCCGCCGGCAAACGCGACAATTACCCGATTCTGCTGGTCGTCGCGTTGCTGGCCGCGACTCAGGCCCTGACGCTGTGGGGGATTTCCACCGATGACGTTGGCCTGCAGCGGCGCGGTGTGCTCGCGGCCGTGTGGTTGATCGGCGCGTTGATGAGTGTGATTGGCGGGCGCGTGATTCCGTTCTTTATTCAGCGCGGTTTGAATCGTCCTGCGGCCAACCCGGTCCACCCGCTGCCAACCCGGGTGTTGCTGGCGAGCAGTTTGCTGGCCGCCGTTTCGTTTGCCGGCGGTTTGAACGACATTCCCCGTGGGTGGCTTGCGGCGTTGTTTTTGGTGATCGGTGGTTTGCACCTGCTGCGCCTGTGGCGTTGGCATGATCGGGGGATCTGGCGGGTGCCGCTGCTGTGGTCGTTGTATCTGGCGTATGCGTGGCTGGCGATTGCCGCACTGGCGATGGCGCTATGGCACGCGGGTGCAATGCCGCAACAGAGCCTGGCCACGCATTCGTTGGCCGTCGGCGGGATCGGCGGGTTGATCCTGGCGATGATCGCCCGGGTCAGCCTCGGTCATACCGGGCGGTTGTTGCAGCCGTCGAAAACGATTGTGGTCGGGTTTTTCCTGCTGTTGATCGCCGGCCTGTGCCGGGTGTTTCTGGTGCCGTTTTCCGGGAGCGGACTGGCGCTGTCCGCGCTGTTCTGGTGTGCCGCGTTCGGGCTGTTCCTGGTGCGCTACACCGGCGTATTGCTCAGGCCGAGGGTTTAA
- a CDS encoding transmembrane sensor/regulator PpyR has product MFAYFSNPQNVLHLSSKVLGAGLALLLAGIYGAYLYAGHLPIVVLVSMHAMTIIGPTLIKIGYVMRLLAQHRLGTHHVKVVA; this is encoded by the coding sequence ATGTTCGCTTACTTCAGCAATCCTCAGAACGTCCTGCACCTGTCGAGCAAAGTCCTGGGCGCGGGTTTGGCGCTGCTGCTGGCGGGGATCTACGGCGCTTATCTTTACGCCGGGCATTTGCCGATCGTGGTGCTGGTCTCGATGCATGCGATGACCATCATCGGCCCGACCCTGATCAAGATTGGCTACGTCATGCGCCTGCTGGCCCAGCATCGGTTGGGCACCCACCATGTCAAGGTGGTGGCCTGA
- a CDS encoding sigma-70 family RNA polymerase sigma factor: protein MMVADSSSIQNLYVTHHRWLHELLRRRLSNAFDAADLAHDTFIRVLKRPQVFDCETRERSYLATIARGLCIDHWRRRQLEQAWLETLASRPQAVQPSPEQRAIIVETLYEVDAMLMRLPKNVRDAFILAQLHGLPYRAIAEEIGVCERMVKKYLAQALMHCAMLEAELDGLLIE, encoded by the coding sequence ATGATGGTCGCCGATTCCTCCAGCATTCAGAACCTCTACGTCACTCATCACCGCTGGTTGCATGAGTTGCTGCGCCGTCGCTTGAGCAATGCGTTCGATGCCGCCGACCTTGCCCATGACACCTTCATCCGGGTGCTCAAGCGCCCGCAGGTGTTCGACTGCGAAACCCGCGAACGCTCTTACCTGGCCACCATCGCCCGGGGCTTGTGCATCGATCACTGGCGCCGTCGGCAACTCGAACAGGCATGGCTCGAGACGCTGGCCTCGCGCCCGCAAGCCGTTCAACCGTCGCCGGAGCAACGGGCGATCATCGTCGAAACCCTGTACGAAGTGGACGCGATGCTGATGCGCCTGCCCAAGAATGTGCGCGACGCGTTCATCCTCGCCCAGTTGCACGGCCTGCCCTACCGAGCCATCGCCGAAGAAATCGGCGTGTGCGAGCGCATGGTGAAAAAGTACCTGGCGCAAGCGCTGATGCATTGCGCGATGCTCGAAGCCGAGCTTGACGGCCTGTTGATCGAGTAA
- a CDS encoding GGDEF domain-containing protein encodes MLIPGKPVKHGASADPSLSPQQAREVLRDRARQAEQEVIGVTMASMDELTLLSNRHGFTSLAQLGLETCQRLEIPATLLFFDLDDFKHINYLYGRAEGDDALKTFADVLRIAFRESDVIGRLGDDEFVALLTGSSAVELTAIKARLEEILDERNATTRRGYDIRFSIGQVEYDARLHHSIDELLIEAERALHR; translated from the coding sequence ATGCTGATCCCAGGCAAACCGGTCAAACACGGCGCTAGCGCAGACCCTTCGCTTTCGCCGCAACAGGCACGCGAAGTACTGCGTGACAGGGCGCGCCAGGCCGAGCAGGAAGTGATCGGCGTGACCATGGCGAGCATGGATGAGCTGACGCTGCTCTCCAATCGCCACGGCTTCACTTCACTGGCCCAACTGGGGCTGGAAACCTGTCAGCGCCTGGAAATACCGGCCACTTTGCTGTTTTTCGACCTCGATGACTTCAAGCACATCAACTATCTCTACGGTCGTGCCGAAGGTGACGATGCGCTGAAAACCTTTGCTGACGTGCTGCGTATCGCCTTTCGCGAAAGCGATGTGATCGGTCGGTTGGGCGATGACGAATTTGTCGCTTTGTTGACGGGTTCAAGCGCTGTGGAACTGACCGCGATCAAGGCGCGGCTCGAAGAAATCCTCGACGAACGTAATGCCACGACGCGTCGTGGTTATGACATTCGTTTCAGCATTGGGCAGGTTGAATATGACGCCCGTCTTCACCATTCGATCGATGAATTGCTGATTGAGGCTGAGAGGGCGTTGCACAGGTAG
- a CDS encoding FecR domain-containing protein: MPSVASNSISHASLEQAAQWYVQLNDQQVGEHERQRWQAWLAQSGDHQAAWRYVERVGQRFAALQDDQPQAAGLVLRNTARSPITRRQTVKSLLILASGGLLGWNAWRETSLPDALGRWTADISTGTGETRESLLSDGSRIWLNALSALNVRFDTTQRLLLLSAGEVLIDTAKDSRRPFLVQTAQGRMRALGTRFSVRQEEQQTLLNVYEGAVEVRTTQGQVQVVEAGRQLAFTQSHIPPSSEAAAGREAWRRGVLLADNLPLGELIEELNRYRHGHLACDPAIAGLPVMGSFPLKDSDQALRLLEAALPIRVEKTLAWWVSVGPNV, translated from the coding sequence ATGCCATCAGTCGCCTCCAACTCCATCAGCCATGCCAGCCTCGAGCAGGCGGCGCAATGGTATGTGCAACTCAACGATCAGCAGGTCGGCGAACACGAGCGTCAGCGCTGGCAAGCCTGGCTGGCGCAAAGTGGCGACCATCAGGCGGCCTGGCGTTATGTCGAGCGCGTGGGCCAGCGCTTCGCCGCGTTGCAGGACGATCAGCCGCAGGCCGCCGGCCTGGTGTTGCGCAACACCGCGCGCTCGCCAATCACCCGCCGGCAAACGGTCAAGAGCCTGCTCATCCTGGCCTCGGGCGGGCTGCTGGGCTGGAACGCCTGGCGCGAAACGTCGCTGCCGGACGCCTTGGGCCGCTGGACGGCCGATATTTCTACCGGCACCGGCGAAACCCGCGAAAGCCTGCTCAGCGACGGCAGCCGGATCTGGCTCAACGCCCTGAGCGCCTTGAATGTGCGCTTCGACACCACGCAACGCCTGCTGCTGTTGAGTGCCGGGGAAGTGTTGATCGACACCGCCAAGGACAGCCGCCGACCGTTTCTGGTGCAAACCGCCCAGGGCCGGATGCGCGCGCTCGGCACGCGCTTCAGTGTGCGTCAGGAAGAACAACAGACGTTGCTCAACGTCTACGAAGGCGCGGTCGAAGTCCGAACCACTCAGGGCCAGGTGCAGGTGGTCGAGGCCGGGCGGCAATTGGCGTTCACGCAAAGCCACATTCCGCCCTCCTCCGAGGCGGCGGCTGGCCGCGAAGCCTGGCGTCGCGGTGTGTTGCTGGCGGATAACCTGCCGCTGGGCGAGTTGATCGAAGAGTTGAACCGCTATCGTCACGGGCATCTGGCCTGCGACCCTGCCATCGCCGGGTTGCCGGTCATGGGTTCGTTCCCGCTCAAGGACAGCGATCAGGCTTTGCGTCTGCTGGAAGCGGCTTTACCGATACGCGTGGAGAAAACCCTGGCGTGGTGGGTCAGCGTCGGTCCGAACGTGTGA
- a CDS encoding TonB-dependent siderophore receptor, protein MRDAFIRTRFALRPLALALPVALLSLVSTQAHAETSATSEQPGSHKRYYAIAAGSLVSVLNSFAEQAGIFLAGHNDLASDKRSPGLDGEFTEQQGLQQLLQGSGLQAQPLGERGYVLKSTPAAQGPLELNATNISGQALGAITEDTHSYTTGSTSSATGLPLSLRETPQSVTVITRQQLDDQGSTSIADALRRVPGISVQNYDSERWEFSSRGLPITNFQYDGVNTDYDGVYDYGTTSTDMATFDRVEIIKGATGLMTGSGDPSATVNLIRKRPTQAFKASITGAVGSWDNYRSTGDIAGPLTEGGNLRGRFVGAYQDRSAYLDNYRNTRDIAYGILEADLTPDTLLTFGIDQQNTRSRGASWTGFPMYNSDGSRTRFSRSFNPATDWSRRDFTNQTIFASVQQQLANDWTLKVSYDRKHRQHDTFLASASGGNPDPVSGNGMFMYMGQFKGDQVQDNLDVNLTGPFRLLGREHELIAGVMSMNTRQDIPVHGSIYPPVDGSIYDWRGEFPKPDIAKVGDNDIVQRQAGAYLATRLKPTDDLAVILGTRVSQFKADDDLDYSNPNTPDLHDSYHQTGVVTPYAGLVYNLDETYSVYTSYTSIYQPQMSKDAQRKLLDPVEGDSYEAGIKAEYFGGRLNASFAVFRIEQDNLAEYVSGVDSESVYRAVQGATTKGFEVELAGEVMEGWNLSAGYSYNHTRDAKGDYVYGSILQTTAPQQVVRVFSTYRLSGALEKLIVGGGVNWQSEFFGNVFQPNPNDTVNFGQPSTITQQSYALVDVMARYRFNDHLSTTLNVKNLFDKTYYTGLGNFGTGFYGEPRSLQLTTRWDF, encoded by the coding sequence TTGCGCGACGCCTTCATTCGCACTCGTTTTGCCTTGCGACCGTTGGCCCTGGCCCTTCCGGTTGCGTTGCTCAGCCTTGTTTCGACGCAGGCCCACGCCGAAACCTCCGCCACCAGTGAACAGCCGGGCAGCCACAAGCGTTATTACGCAATCGCTGCCGGTTCACTGGTGAGCGTACTGAACAGCTTCGCCGAACAAGCGGGAATTTTCCTCGCCGGTCATAACGATCTGGCCAGTGACAAGCGCAGTCCGGGCCTTGATGGCGAGTTCACCGAGCAGCAGGGTTTGCAGCAGCTGCTACAGGGCAGCGGCTTGCAAGCCCAGCCTCTGGGCGAACGTGGTTATGTCCTCAAATCCACTCCTGCCGCGCAGGGTCCGCTGGAACTGAACGCCACCAACATTTCCGGTCAGGCGCTGGGCGCCATCACCGAAGACACCCATTCCTACACCACCGGATCGACCTCTTCGGCCACCGGCCTGCCACTGTCCCTGCGGGAAACGCCGCAGTCCGTGACGGTCATCACCCGTCAGCAACTGGACGATCAGGGTTCCACCAGCATCGCCGACGCCTTGCGGCGCGTGCCCGGCATCAGCGTGCAGAACTACGACAGCGAACGCTGGGAATTTTCCAGCCGTGGCTTGCCGATCACCAACTTCCAGTACGACGGCGTCAACACCGACTACGACGGCGTCTACGATTACGGCACCACCAGCACCGACATGGCGACCTTCGACCGCGTCGAAATCATCAAGGGTGCGACCGGCCTGATGACCGGCTCGGGCGATCCGTCGGCCACCGTCAACCTGATCCGCAAACGTCCCACCCAAGCGTTCAAGGCCTCGATCACCGGCGCCGTGGGTTCATGGGACAACTATCGCAGCACGGGCGATATCGCCGGCCCGCTGACCGAGGGCGGCAACCTGCGCGGGCGTTTCGTCGGGGCCTATCAGGACCGCAGCGCCTACCTGGACAACTACCGCAACACCCGTGACATTGCCTACGGCATTCTCGAAGCCGACCTGACACCGGACACCCTGCTGACCTTCGGTATCGACCAGCAGAACACCCGCTCCCGTGGCGCCAGCTGGACCGGTTTTCCGATGTACAACAGCGACGGTTCGCGCACGCGTTTTTCCCGCTCGTTCAACCCGGCCACCGACTGGAGTCGTCGCGACTTCACCAACCAGACGATCTTCGCCTCGGTGCAACAGCAACTGGCCAACGACTGGACACTCAAGGTCAGCTACGACCGCAAGCACCGCCAGCACGACACCTTCCTCGCCTCGGCCAGCGGCGGCAATCCGGACCCGGTCAGCGGCAACGGTATGTTCATGTACATGGGCCAGTTCAAGGGCGATCAGGTGCAGGACAACCTCGACGTCAACTTGACCGGCCCGTTCCGCCTGTTGGGTCGCGAGCACGAGTTGATCGCCGGCGTCATGTCGATGAACACCCGCCAGGACATCCCGGTGCACGGTTCGATCTACCCACCCGTCGACGGCAGCATCTACGACTGGCGCGGCGAGTTCCCGAAACCTGACATTGCCAAGGTTGGCGACAACGACATCGTTCAGCGCCAGGCCGGTGCCTACCTCGCCACGCGACTCAAGCCCACCGACGATCTGGCAGTCATCCTCGGCACCCGTGTGAGTCAGTTCAAGGCCGACGATGACCTGGACTACAGCAACCCGAACACCCCGGACCTGCATGACAGCTACCACCAGACCGGCGTGGTCACCCCGTACGCCGGACTGGTCTACAACCTCGACGAGACGTATTCGGTGTACACCAGCTACACCAGCATCTATCAGCCGCAAATGAGCAAGGACGCCCAGCGCAAATTGCTCGACCCGGTGGAAGGCGACAGCTACGAAGCGGGGATCAAGGCCGAATACTTCGGCGGACGCCTGAACGCCAGCTTCGCCGTGTTCCGTATCGAGCAGGACAACCTGGCCGAGTACGTCAGCGGCGTCGATAGCGAGTCGGTGTACCGTGCGGTTCAAGGCGCGACCACCAAAGGTTTTGAAGTCGAACTGGCCGGCGAAGTGATGGAAGGCTGGAACCTGTCGGCCGGTTACAGCTACAACCACACCCGCGATGCCAAGGGCGATTACGTCTACGGCTCGATCCTGCAAACCACCGCGCCGCAACAGGTGGTTCGGGTGTTCAGCACTTATCGCCTGTCGGGCGCATTGGAAAAACTCATCGTCGGTGGCGGCGTGAACTGGCAGAGCGAATTCTTCGGCAACGTGTTCCAGCCCAACCCCAATGACACGGTCAACTTCGGCCAGCCCTCGACGATCACCCAACAAAGCTACGCCCTGGTAGACGTCATGGCGCGCTACCGTTTCAACGATCACCTGAGCACGACGCTGAACGTGAAGAACCTCTTCGACAAGACCTACTACACCGGGCTTGGCAACTTCGGCACCGGGTTCTATGGCGAACCGCGCAGCCTGCAACTGACGACCCGCTGGGATTTCTGA